The genomic interval CCGGGCCAGTTCGATCTTGGCGTAGGCGGCCAGCACGGACAGTTCGGGGGAGGTCAGACCTTCCCCGTGCTCCAGGCGGGCGTGCAGGGCCGCCGTGCTCGGCAGCCCTTCGAGGTTCCGGTCCAGGTCGGCCGTGGTTTCCAGCCAGTCCATGGTCCGCTCGAACCCGGGGCTCCAGTTCAGCACGAGCTGCCTCTCGGCCACGAGGAGCGCGTTTTGCTCGGTGTTGTCCTTCAGGACGAGCCTGGCCACCTCATCGGTGAGCGAATGCAGGAACCCGGCCCGCTCCTCCCGGCGCATCAGTCCTGCCGCGATCATCGCGTCGACGAAGATCTTGATGTTGACCTCGTGGTCGGAACAGTCGACGCCGGCCGAGTTGTCGATCGCGTCAGTGTTCAGGAGGACTCCGTGCAGCGCGGCTTCGATCCGGCCCCGCTGGGTGACGCCAAGGTTCCCGCCTTCGGCGATGACCCGGGCCCGCAGTTCGTGTCCATTGATGCGGATGGCGTCGTTGGCCTTGTCTCCCACCTCGGCCTGGGTTTCGCTGGAGGCCTTGATGTACGTGCCGATGCCGCCGTTGTAGATCAGATCCACGGGGGCGCGCAGGATGGCCTGGAGGAGTTCCTGCGGCGCCATGCTGCTCCGGCCCCTTTCGAGGCCCAGCGCGATCCGGACCGGATCGCTGATCGGGACGGTCTTTGCGGACCGGGGGTAGACGCCGCCGCCCGCGCTGATGGTCCGGGCGTCATAGTCGGCCCAGGAGGACCGGGGCAGCCCGAAAAGCCGCCGGCGTTCGGCGTAGGAGGCGTCCGGATCGGGGTTGGGGTCCAGGAAGATGTGCCGGTGGTCGAAGGCTGCCACCAGCACGATATGGCGGGAGAGCAGCATCCCGTTGCCGAAGACGTCGCCGCTCATGTCGCCGATGCCCGCGACCGTGAAATCCTCCTGCTGCGTGTCCAGGCCCAGCTCGCTGAAGTGCTGCTTCACCGACGCCCACACGCCGCGGGCCGTGATGCCCATTGCCTTGTGGTCGTAGCCTACGGACCCGCCGGAGGCGAAGGCGTCGTCGAGCCAGAAGCCGTACGCGTGGGCCACCTCGTTGGCGGTGTCCGAAAAAGCAGCCGTCCCCTTGTCCGCGGCCACCACCAGGTAGTAATCGTCGCCGTCGTGCCGGACCACATTCTTGGGGGCTACCACCGTGCCGCCGTTTCCGGAACCAAGCAGGTTGTCCGTGAGATCGAGCATTCCCCTGATAAAGATCCGGTAGCTCTCCTGCCCCTCGGCCATCCATGCGGCCCGGTCAATCGCAGGATCCGGAAGCCGTTTGGCGTAGAAGCCGCCCTTGGCCCCGGTGGGCACAATGACCGAGTTCTTGACGTTCTGGGCCTTGACCAGCCCCAGGACTTCGGTGCGGAAGTCCTCGCTGCGGTTCGACCAGCGCAGGCCGCCGCGGGCCAGCATGCCAAAGCGCAGGTGAACCCCTTCCACGCGCGGCGAGTAGACCCAGATTTCGAACTTGGGCCTCGGAAACGGTGCGTTGGGGATGGCGCCCGGGCTGAGCTTGAAGCTCACATGGGGCCTGTCCAGGAAGTAGTTGGTTCTGAGTGTGGCCTCGATCAGGTTCATGAACGTGCGGAGCAGCCGGTCGGCGTCGAGGCTGGGGATTTCCTCGATCGCGGCCATCAGTTCCTTCCTGGCGGCGGCCGTGTCGTGGAGGCGCCGGGTCCAGTCAATGCCGGGAACGAATTTGGCGTGGAACAGCGCGAGCAGTGCGTGCGTGGCCCGGGTGTTGGACAGCAGGGTGTCCGCCATGAAGCCATAGGAATTCAGGGTGCCTAGCTGCTGCAGGTATTTGGCGTAGCTGCGGAGGACCACGGCCTGGCGCCAGCTGACCCCCTCCCTGATCACCAGGGCATCGAAGCCGTCCGACTCGATGTCTCCGCGCATGGCCGCGCAGAACGAATCCGCCAGCAGCATGCTGGTTTCCAGGGGATCGATGCCGGGCGGGTACTTCAGCCCGAGGTCGTAGAGGAAGAGGTCCTGGCCGTTGGCGCGCCGAAGCTCAAAGGGACGCTGGTCCAGCACCTCAAGCCCCAGGTTGTGGAGGAATGGCAGGAACCGGGTGAGGCTCTGTGCGCTGGTCAGGTAGAGGCGCATCCGCGCGTCCTCTGCCGGCGGCCGCGTGGCTTCCGGCCGGACATAGACAGTCAACAGGGGGTCGTCCAGCGCCCGCCCGCCCGTCCCGTCAAGATCGAATTCCTCGAAGGCGGCGATGTCGCGGACCGCGTCCTCGGCGTCGTGGTCCGCACGGTAGCCGGGCGGAAACGAGCCTTGCCACAGTGTCGAGAGCCGCGCCGCCTCCTCTGCGGTGAATCGGTCACGGAGGGACTCGTCCAGGCCCTCCGTCCACGAGCGGCTTGCCGCCACTACACGCCGCTCCAGCTCCAGGGGGTCGACGTCGGGCGCTGGCGTCCCGGGGCCCAGCAGGATCCGGAAGAACACCCGGGCCATGGGGGAGTCGCCCAACCGGACCTCGAACTCGATGGACGGGGATTTGAAGGCGTGCCTGAGTTCCTGCTCGATCCTGAGCCGGACCGCCGTGTTGTAGCGGCGCCGGGGAAGGAAAACCAGGGCGGACATGAAGCGGCCGATACTGTCCGGCCGCAGGAAAAGCCGCGTTTGGCGGCGCGGCTGCAGGCGCAAGATCTCCGTGGCCAGCTGGGCCAGATCGTGCTGTTCCATATGGAACAGCTCGTCGAGTGGAAACGACTCCAGCACCGCCAGCAGTTCCTTGCCCTGGGGCGAGGCAGTCTTGAAACCAAGGCGCTCCTGCACGGCCAGGACCTTGTCCCGGACCACCGGAATGCGGCGTACGGACTGGCCTGTGGCGCCCGGGGCGAGCAGGCCCACAAAGCGCCGCTCTCCGGCCACGGCTCCGCCATCGTCGAAGATCCGAAG from Pseudarthrobacter sp. SSS035 carries:
- a CDS encoding NAD-glutamate dehydrogenase; this encodes MSRETAPAAQGGAAGPFEPNDSFFADYYEHVAAEDLLDYSPETLGRRARYHAELAGIRTPGQSVVGVLNETDASIVMVVANDMPHLVHSVTAELTRESASIRLLVHPTFRVLRDPETHALLDVAHGPSRAGLTAANAGHAEIPDVRPDELDGIQEGTTETWVAVEIGRLPGDSGAEEVIANLHGVLADVQAVAEDLPAIHAQVTAAVGSVDGFPSATVPAPDQLRELLLWLDNGNFVFLGYSEYERTTAGGRDALRVRAGAGLGLLREDRPEGGTGPASGAPHTEESGEASLHSPRALTLATSDLRSSVPRPAYLDEIRLRIFDDGGAVAGERRFVGLLAPGATGQSVRRIPVVRDKVLAVQERLGFKTASPQGKELLAVLESFPLDELFHMEQHDLAQLATEILRLQPRRQTRLFLRPDSIGRFMSALVFLPRRRYNTAVRLRIEQELRHAFKSPSIEFEVRLGDSPMARVFFRILLGPGTPAPDVDPLELERRVVAASRSWTEGLDESLRDRFTAEEAARLSTLWQGSFPPGYRADHDAEDAVRDIAAFEEFDLDGTGGRALDDPLLTVYVRPEATRPPAEDARMRLYLTSAQSLTRFLPFLHNLGLEVLDQRPFELRRANGQDLFLYDLGLKYPPGIDPLETSMLLADSFCAAMRGDIESDGFDALVIREGVSWRQAVVLRSYAKYLQQLGTLNSYGFMADTLLSNTRATHALLALFHAKFVPGIDWTRRLHDTAAARKELMAAIEEIPSLDADRLLRTFMNLIEATLRTNYFLDRPHVSFKLSPGAIPNAPFPRPKFEIWVYSPRVEGVHLRFGMLARGGLRWSNRSEDFRTEVLGLVKAQNVKNSVIVPTGAKGGFYAKRLPDPAIDRAAWMAEGQESYRIFIRGMLDLTDNLLGSGNGGTVVAPKNVVRHDGDDYYLVVAADKGTAAFSDTANEVAHAYGFWLDDAFASGGSVGYDHKAMGITARGVWASVKQHFSELGLDTQQEDFTVAGIGDMSGDVFGNGMLLSRHIVLVAAFDHRHIFLDPNPDPDASYAERRRLFGLPRSSWADYDARTISAGGGVYPRSAKTVPISDPVRIALGLERGRSSMAPQELLQAILRAPVDLIYNGGIGTYIKASSETQAEVGDKANDAIRINGHELRARVIAEGGNLGVTQRGRIEAALHGVLLNTDAIDNSAGVDCSDHEVNIKIFVDAMIAAGLMRREERAGFLHSLTDEVARLVLKDNTEQNALLVAERQLVLNWSPGFERTMDWLETTADLDRNLEGLPSTAALHARLEHGEGLTSPELSVLAAYAKIELARELNASDLADDPWFHQALRSYFPRQIVERFGAELDRHPLRREIVGTVMANDIVNIGGITFAFRAIEETTASAAAVARAFVVLREAYDLDSIVAALAALPPEFPSKESAGVALHMRRLLDRATRWYVTHDHRDQPISEALARIKPTLDILRTKTSHYLRGSDLDLVEDRLAHWDSVGLPAELGKRASDLLESFGLLDISLISEQVREPVTAIIDVHYAIFERIGVVRLLLRITDLPRANRWEALARAALRDDAYSAAADMTTSVMKSTPPQAAGVDAMERIVAWERGYQEQLARIKDTFAEVTKPGDVDIASISVALKLLRTLVRR